Proteins from a genomic interval of Triplophysa dalaica isolate WHDGS20190420 chromosome 21, ASM1584641v1, whole genome shotgun sequence:
- the rs1a gene encoding retinoschisin 1a — protein sequence MEYRLQHMLLLAILLVTKGFVGLQAQEDGDGNETWAGKTCKCECDKDSSGKLLSKGSGSSLDQGMVCMTDCPYHKPLGFEEGSVTSDQISCSNEDQYTGWFSSWTANKARLNSQGFGCAWLSKFQDTNQWIQIDLKEVKVVSGILTQGRCDSDEWMTKYTVQYRTNEKLNWVYFKDQTGNNRLFYGNSDRSSTVQNLLRPPIVARYIRIIPLGWHTRIAMRLELLLCMNKCT from the exons ATGGAGTACAGACTGCAGCACATGTTACTGTTGGCCATCCTGCTTGTGACTAAAG GTTTCGTTGGGCTACAAGCTCAAGAg GACGGTGATGGCAATGAGACATGGGCTGGGAAAACTTGCAAGTGTGAATGCGACAAAGACTCATCTGGCAAGCTGCTTTCTAAAGGTTCTGGGTCAAGCTTGGACCAGGGTATGGTCTGCATGacag ATTGCCCATACCATAAGCCCCTAGGTTTTGAGGAAGGGTCTGTGACTTCAGATCAGATCAGTTGCTCTAATGAAGACCAGTACACGGGCTGGTTCTCCTCTTGGACTGCAAATAAGGCAAGACTCAACAGTCAAGGATTTGG ATGTGCCTGGCTGTCTAAGTTTCAGGATACCAACCAGTGGATTCAAATTGACCTAAAGGAAGTGAAAGTGGTTTCTGGGATCCTGACCCAAGGGCGTTGTGACTCTGATGAGTGGATGACTAAGTACACCGTGCAGTATCGCACCAATGAGAAACTCAACTGGGTTTACTTCAAGGACCAGACTGGAAACAACAGG TTGTTCTATGGGAACTCCGACCGTTCATCCACAGTCCAGAACCTGCTGCGTCCACCTATCGTAGCACGTTACATTCGTATCATTCCTCTGGGCTGGCACACCCGCATCGCCATGCGCCTGGAGCTGCTACTTTGCATGAATAAATGCACCTGA
- the cdkl5 gene encoding LOW QUALITY PROTEIN: cyclin-dependent kinase-like 5 (The sequence of the model RefSeq protein was modified relative to this genomic sequence to represent the inferred CDS: inserted 1 base in 1 codon) — protein sequence MKITYIGNVMNKFEVLGIVGEGAYGVVLKCRHKETKELVAIKKFKDSEENEEVKETTLRELKMLRTLKQDNIVELKEAFRRRGKLYLVFEYVEKNMLELLEELPNGAPPEKVRSYILQLIKAIHWCHKNEIVHRDIKPENLLISSNDVLKLCDFGFARNLSEGSDANYTEYVATRWYRSPELLLGAPYGKAVDMWSVGCILGELSDGQPLFPGESEIDQLFTIQKVLGPLPPEQMKLFYSNPRFAGLRFPSVSHPQTLERRYLGIIHGLMLDLMKNLLCLNPTERFLTEQCLNHPVFQGLRGPERPAPPSPTPPRSSKRKPYHGDNTIPSRNHSKSSSHRRANSKDCSSLPRHEDLHRSTDNFLNGSNMPTSSTLSPTLHPKSYQVQTLSRSASSSKDLANNNLPHLLSPKDNKGKTEFDFNLGPKPGGPTVVADTSGLKYLKSSKPGRHSSFLEGKTSTLQSGDKHSRHNYMESSHGSMPSTSSSKSSSSFLSLSKSHGALSDAKSVGNLSETRLHPDDPMAGSGSGSRYFPSSCLDLNAAPGSPRGERHAGTERQGHSPSGRGNSRLEGGTLDSRRSSGRKKTPDEPKASDTLDPNRVVGAGGGHSHNLPSPHESYPYGLGYTSPFSSQQRPHRHSMYVRRERHRPHGQEVGLVVGQGAPTRASSLQLLSPQLQHRTLPRHNTSSSREELSQDMSRNDQSPKEKTHSRPPIKDSTRDNTASFHTQRPKNECERPLVTQPGMYHDSHMEDGTSSKENRIIYSDSMPRRVGSFYRVPSPRPDNTFHESTGQSRVPAVAAENTAMTNHPKRQTNFDPWNNSEVMVMNKPEVPKQKEKQGFFRAIKKKKKKSQPTDVNAGRNPSIKKSLFPLFNSKNSLKHNSAVKVLPVVPQPMVPGESQQEQLVIQRPVKSSSHHSSRQRNRDRDRERDLERDRDRDRERNRERDRERDRDNTWPPEKQPDVQPQNQPLKSLRKLLHLSSPATSNQPPPPDRSAELRFHPLPNPXSKGNLNEGRGHPVGSVTPNTKSRKPHNYPLPGQIESSWHVSALTRAEGAPYPDQMANKGGQNGIGFTRAPRARMPNLNDLKETAL from the exons ATGAAGATTACTTACATCGGTAATGTGATGAATAAATTTGAGGTCCTTGGGATTGTAGGAGAGG GAGCCTATGGGGTGGTCCTGAAATGCAGACACAAG GAGACAAAAGAGCTTGTGGCTATTAAGAAGTTCAAGGACAGCGAAG AGAATGAGGAGGTCAAAGAAACGACGTTACGAGAGCTCAAGATGCTCCGGACGTTGAAGCAGGACAACATCGTAGAATTGAAAGAGGCTTTTCGGCGACGGGGAAAACTCTATCTTGTGTTTGAATATGTGGAGAAG aatatgCTTGAGCTGTTGGAGGAGTTGCCTAATGGTGCACCACCCGAAAAAGTACGGAGCTACATCCTTCAGCTAATCAAAGCTATTCACTGGTGTCACAAGAATGAGATTGTTCACAGGG ACATCAAGCCTGAAAACCTGCTCATCAGCTCCAATGATGTCTTGAAGCTGTGTGATTTTG GCTTTGCCCGTAACCTCTCTGAAGGCAGCGATGCTAACTACACCGAATATGTGGCAACCAGGTGGTACCGCTCACCTGAACTGCTTCTGGG GGCTCCATATGGGAAGGCGGTGGACATGTGGTCAGTGGGGTGTATTTTGGGAGAATTGAGTGATGGGCAGCCCCTGTTTCCGGGCGAAAGTGAAATCGACCAGCTCTTCACCATTCAGAAGGTGTTGGGTCCCTTACCACCAGAACAGATGAAGCTGTTTTACAGCAACCCTCGTTTCGCTGGACTAAGA TTTCCTTCTGTAAGTCACCCTCAGACACTTGAGCGAAGGTACCTGGGTATTATCCATGGACTCATGTTGGATTTAATGAAG AACCTGCTGTGCCTGAACCCGACTGAACGCTTTCTGACGGAGCAGTGTCTGAACCACCCTGTGTTTCAGGGTTTGAGGGGTCCGGAGCGACCAGCGCCACCTTCGCCAACCCCACCTCGCTCTTCAAAGAGGAAACCGTACCACGGAGACAACACTATCCCCAGCCG GAATCATAGCAAGAGCTCAAGTCATCGGCGAGCTAACAGCAAAGATTGCTCGTCTCTTCCCCGCCACGAAGACCTCCACCGGAGTACCGACAACTTCCTAAATGGCAGCAACATGCCAACTTCTTCCACCCTGAGCCCTACCTTACACCCCAAGAGCTACCAGGTCCAGACCCTAAGCCGCTCTGCCTCTAGCAGCAAAGATCTGGCTAACAACAACCTTCCCCACCTCCTCAGCCCCAAAGACAATAAAGGAAAGACCGAGTTTGATTTCAACCTGGGGCCTAAACCTGGAGGTCCAACTGTAGTAGCAGACACATCCGGTTTAAAGTACCTCAAGTCCTCTAAACCAGGACGCCACTCATCCTTCTTAGAAGGGAAGACCAGCACGCTCCAGTCCGGGGACAAGCACAGTCGCCATAACTACATGGAATCCTCACACGGATCCATGCCTTCCACATCCTCCTCCAAAAGTTCCTCGTCCTTCCTCAGCCTGTCCAAGAGCCACGGGGCGCTGAGTGACGCCAAGTCCGTTGGGAATCTCTCCGAGACGCGGCTTCACCCAGACGACCCCATGGCCGGGTCGGGCTCGGGTTCCAGGTACTTCCCATCTAGCTGCCTGGATCTAAACGCGGCTCCCGGCAGCCCAAGAGGGGAGCGGCACGCTGGGACGGAACGCCAAGGTCACAGCCCCAGCGGACGGGGGAACTCACGCCTGGAGGGAGGAACACTTGACTCGCGCCGTTCTTCAGGACGCAAAAAAACACCGGATGAACCGAAGGCTTCCGACACGCTCGACCCCAACAGGGTTGTGGGAGCAGGGGGCGGGCACTCTCACAATCTCCCGTCCCCACACGAGTCCTATCCTTACGGTCTCGGCTACACTAGTCCGTTCTCCTCACAGCAGCGACCTCACCGCCACTCCATGTACGTTCGGAGAGAGCGACACCGGCCACACGGACAGGAGGTGGGCTTGGTGGTCGGGCAGGGAGCACCGACGCGTGCCAGCAGCTTACAGCTCCTCTCGCCTCAGCTGCAGCACAGAACGCTCCCACGGCACAACACCAGTTCATCTCGAGAAGAACTCTCGCAAGATATGAGCAGG AATGACCAGTCGCCCAAAGAGAAGACTCACTCTCGTCCTCCGATTAAAGACTCTACGAGGGACAACACAGCTTCTTTCCACACACAGCGCCCAAAAAATGAG TGTGAGCGACCTCTCGTAACCCAGCCTGGGATGTACCATGACTCACATATGGAAGACGGAACCTCGTCCAAGGAAAACCGAATCATCTACAGTGACTCAATGCCTCGTAGAGTAGGAAGCTTCTACAGAG TCCCCTCACCTCGACCTGACAACACGTTCCACGAGAGCACTGGGCAGAGCAGAGTGCCGGCCGTGGCAGCAGAAAATACAGCCATGACAAACCACCCCAAACGTCAGACCAATTTCGACCCCTG GAATAACTCAGAGGTTATGGTCATGAACAAACCAGAGGTCCCTAAACAAAAAGAGAAGCAGGGTTTCTTCAGAGccataaagaagaaaaaaaagaaatcgcAGCCG ACGGACGTCAACGCGGGAAGGAACCCGAGCATCAAGAAAAGCCTTTTCCCCCTCTTTAACTCAAAGAATAGCTTAAAGCATAATTCTGCTGTCAAAGTGCTACCTGTTGTCCCGCAGCCCATG GTTCCCGGTGAAAGCCAGCAGGAGCAGCTAGTGATACAGAGACCAGTGAAATCCTCCTCTCATCACAGCAGTCGACAACGGAACAGGGATCGTGACCGGGAGCGTGACCTGGAAAGGGACAGGGACCGAGACCGGGAAAGAAACCGCGAGAGGGATCGCGAAAGGGACAGAGACAACACTTGGCCACCTGAAAAGCAACCGGACGTCCAGCCTCAG AACCAGCCTCTGAAGTCCCTGCGTAAACTCCTTCACCTTTCTTCTCCCGCTACGTCCAATCAGCCGCCGCCTCCCGATCGCTCGGCAGAACTGCGCTTCCATCCTCTTCCTAACC CCTCCAAAGGAAACCTGAACGAGGGCAGAGGGCACCCGGTGGGCAGCGTCACCCCTAATACCAAGAGCCGCAAACCCCACAACTACCCTCTGCCAGGGCAGATCGAGTCCAGCTGGCACGTCTCTGCTTTGACTCGAGCCGAGGGTGCACCATATCCAGACCAAATGGCAAATAAAGGTGGGCAGAACGGTATTGGCTTTACCCGAGCCCCCCGCGCGAGGATGCCGAACCTCAACGATCTAAAGGAAACAGCTCTTTAG